The stretch of DNA AGAGACGGGCAAAACCATGAATAGCGGTGTGTATGCTGATGTACATCATCCTTTGCTTCCTTCGTATCGGGAATACGCCTGGATATTCCATGATGAAATGGAGGTCGATGATTTAACGGGAAACCGGCCAATCAATCATCTTACTAATCAGGAGGAGGAATCCTTTCATGGGGCTAACTACCGGTATGAACCGATCAACAGACGCCAGCAGCTCATTGAAGAAGGGGTTGTAGGACCTAATACGGAAGGTGAAGAAGTCCATCATGACTCATGGGTATTTGGAGATCCATCAACCCCGATTTTGAGGGGATATGTAGGGGATCCTGCAAAATTCCGTGTGATACATGGCGGGGTGAAAGAGACGCACGTCTTTCATTATCATGTACATCAATGGCTAAGTGACCCGCAAGACCTCAACTCGGAAATGCTTGATTCCCAAGCGATCAGTCCTCAATCCCACTACACAGTTGAGCCTCTTTACGGGTTGGGAAGCCTACAAGGCTCCTTTGGTGACGCCATTGTCCATTGCCATCTGTATCCGCATTTCGCAGCCGGAATGTGGGGCATGAACCGGATATTTGATACGCTTCAGGACGGTAGCCAGTGTTATCCGAATGGTGTCCCGATAAAATCTTTACAGCCATTGCCTGACCGTAAAGCCCCGCCGAAGCCTACAAAATTGAAACCGGGGTTCCCGAATTTCATCCCAGGGAAGGTCGGTTACAAGGCGCCTCGTCCACCGCTGGGAATCAAGGGAGGACGGGGATTGACGGAACTGGAACGCAACGCAGCAGTGAAAAATCCAAGACCAGGGGCTGTATTTGTAAATCCATCACCTGAAGATGCAATCGTGAAGGAATTTAACGTCTCGGTAATCGAACTGCCCGTAACCTATAACAAACAGGGCTGGCATGATCCGAAAGCCAGGATTTATGTGCTGGATGAAGACCTGGATGATGTATGTTCAGGCAAGAAAGAGCCTGAACCGCTCGTTTTCCATGCATCGGCACATACCAGCATCCGCATTAATTTTACAAACCGATTGCCCCATATTCTTGATGGCGATGCATTCCAGCTGGTGACGAGAGCGTACGAAACCGGTTTCCATATTCACTTTGTGAAATTTGATGTTCTGGTGAACGATGGGGCAAACGTCGGCTGGAACTATGATTCTTCAGTACTGCCGGATGAAACCATCCAGTATGAATATTATGCTGATATCGAGTTGAAAGCCTGGTTCGTCCACGATCACTTATTTCCAGCCGCCCATCAGCAGCATGGAGTATTCGGATCTGGCGTTGTCCACCCGCGATTTACGAAGATTCTCGATTCGGCTACAGGGGAAGAGGTTGCCCGGGGCGCCCAGGTCACTACCCGGCATCCTTTGATTCCTGATTATCGGGATTTTGTGCTATTCGCACAGGATTTCGCCTTGCTGTTCGATAAAGACGGCAAACCCCTTCAGCCCCCTGGGTTCCCAGGCTCTTTTGATGACCCGGGTTTGTTCGGGGTGAACTACAAAAATGAACCGCTTCAATTCCGATTAGGACCTGATTGCGATCCTGCCTATACATTCAGTTCTTATGTGAATGGTGATCCGATTACCCCGATATTGAAAGCCTACGAAGGAGACAGCATTCGGATCCGGCTTCTCCAAGGGGCTCAGGAAGAATCCCATAGTTTCAATGTCCATGGGTTGAGGTGGCTAAAGCAACGAAGGAATTTGAATTCCAATGTCGAAGAGCAGCAGCATATTGGAATATCCGAATCTTTTACCATGGAAACTTTTATTCCCCGAGCGGGAGATTATTTCTGGGCATTTGAAACGGAAGAAGATCTATGGAATGGGCTTTGGGGATTGATTAGGGCATTTGATGAAAGAGTGCCGGATCTTATCCCTTTATCTGACCGTCCAGCCCCTTTAAAGCGTTCAAGGCCACTCCCTGAATGTACGGGGAAAAAGCCTCCTAAAGCAGATGACCCTACTAAAGTTCCAGTCAAAAAAGGTCCAATCCGCTATTTCGATATCGTAGCTTTCCAAGTGCCACTTATCTATAACAGTTTTGAAGATCACGATCCTCATGGGATCATTTTTGCACTGAGGAAAGATATGGATGCTATTTTAAAAGGAAAGAAAAATCCGGAACCGCTGGTCATTCGTGGAAACGTTGGAGATACAATTGAAATTGCTCTCACTAGCCTTTTGAAACTGGATCTATTCCCATTCAAGGATGGCATCTACCCTTATCCGGAAGTAAAGGAGCAGGCTTTCTATCCGCCATCTTTGAGAATCTCCATGCACCCTCAATTGATCCAGTATGATGTGAAAACATCTGCAGGGGAAACAGTTGGTTTCAATGGAGACCAAACGGTAGGGCCAGGTGAAAGCAGGAAATATCGCTGGTATGTTGATGCCCCAATGGGTGCATGCGGCATGTGGGATATGGCGGATATCCGCAACCATAAGTCCCACGGCGCATTCGGCGCATTTATTGCCGAACCAAGGGGAACAGAGCATTTAGATCCCTATACGCTGAAGCCGGTCAAAACCGGAGCGAATGTGGTTCTACGTAACCCATTCCTTCCAAGCATAAGGGAATTCGTCATCATCATGCATGACGGCGTAAGACTGCTTGATAAAAAAGAACAGGTAATAGTCGATCCTCTTGCGGGGATGATTTTGCCACCTCCGGACATTGATGAAGACGAAGTCGATACGTATGACCAAGGGTCCAGAGGATTCAACTATCGAAGTGAACGTTTGGTCAACCGCTACCGCAAACATCCAGTGCTGAAAGACTTATTCAGTTCGTGTGTTTTCGGGGACCCGGCTACGCCATTGTTTGAAAGCTACTTAGGAGACCCGGTTACAATTCGATTGGTGACGCCAGCGGAAAGGCGCAGGACGCATCCGTTCCATATTCATGGACATCGCTTTCGATTTGAAGTGAAAAATTTGAATTCGCGTACGGAATCATTTGCAGGATTGAACGTAGCGGGAGCAGCGCGCAATTTGGAATTGCTCGGCGGCGCTGGTGCTTATATGGGATTCCCAGGGGATTATATGTACCGTGCAGGAAATATACTCTGGGACATAGAGCAGGGTATGTGGGGGATAATGAGAATTCACAAAGGGATTCAAGAACACTTGCCTCCATTAGAGAAATAGAGCGAACATAAGAGAAGAATAATTTCTTCTCTTTTTTCTACATAGAATTACTTTCGGGAAGGGGGTGAGAAAATGAAAAAAGAAAACCATAAGGAAATATCTTCTGATGAAAAGGTACAAAAAAAGTTTGATAAAGAAAGTTATTTCTATATACCCGTACAATGCTGTCCCGATCGGTACCCATCCCCAAATCTTCCTTCCCCTACGAGCTGCCTTCCGCAAGAAGATTTGGAAAGAGTACTTGAAAAGATAAGGGCTGCAAATGAATTGCTTCTTGATCTGGCTCTGGGCGAGGAGCGGCTGCCAGATGAAACTTATCAGAAAGTTTTTGACGGTTTAATTGGACTGCGAGTTGAGATTACCGCCCTATCAGGTGAAACCTGCGAGGGGAAAGTCTCCCTATCAGGCTATGATTTTGTTGTGCTTCGCAATGAAGAAAAGGTATTCATCTACCCATATAGTCAAATCGATATAGTTAAGCCTTTTGGGCGTTTTGCGGATCCTTACGATGACCCTGAACTAAGGGAAATCGATCCTTGCTTTCGCCGGGAATTGACCTTTAACTTCGGGGATGTCGTTTCTTCTTCGCCAGAATTAATCCATCTGTTTTTCAAGATGAGGCTGAACATTTATTTACTTGTATATGAAGAAAAACATATACAAGTCCAAATTGATGGCCAAACAATTGAAGGACAAATGAAAAAAGTAGATAAAGAATCAATCAGTCTAGAAGTGGCTGAACAACTGACAACCATTTCAATAGATAAAATCAAATTGTTTACCTTAAACAATTAAACAAAAAAAGTCAGCTTTTTGAAGGAAACCTTCATAATAGCTGACTTATTTTTTAACTGGTGAGGTACTTGATAGAACTCTTTATTCAATCTTTAGATATAGCTGTTTCAACGGTTACGATCCTATCAATGGAAAAAATCAGTGTTCTGCCTTTAATATGCTCCCTATCTCCATGAAGCTCCGATTTTTCCTCAAAATCTTCTTGAGTTAATTCTTCCTCTTCCATTTCTTCTTCAACTGGTTCTCCGTCAACTAACGGCAGAAGCAATTCAACAAAATTGGACCCCACATAAATGATTTTTCCAAACGCTGAATGGCCATTCTCCAGTTCTATATTGACGTTGAACCAAAGAAGTTGATACAAGCGGTAATTTAGACCCTCCGTCAATCCTGCTAATCGAATACTGAAATCATCATCACACAAATTCCTGCGGCAACGATTTCGACAGCAATTGCATCCATTTCCATACCCACATCCACAACTTGAAGCACAACATGCCCAATAGGAGCAATTTCTGAAGTCTAAATCAAAATCGCGGGTATGGCACCCGCAGTCCTTGTCTTTATGCTTTTCCAAAATAACACAACCTCCTTTCATTTTATTATTGATATATGAAATTTTTTACATTAGTTTTGGTCTGGAACCTATAAAGATAGAAAGTAAATTCTTAAACCAATAGATTTTACTATTAGTGTTTTGGGTAATGAACGAATTTATGGATAGGGGAGGTAGAAGATTCGAGTTTATTACAGAATTAAATAAGGGGAAATTAGAGGAATTGAGATGAAAAATCTTAATCCCTCTTTTTTAAATTGTCTGATTTATGAAGAATTGCTACGGATGTTCCTTAAAGAGATTTCAAAGCATCTGCAAATGCGGTCTGTTTCCAAGGCACTATGAAAACCCAATTCTATTTAATGATTATAAAAAACAGATACAAAGCAAATTATAAATCTGATTTTGCGTTCCTAAATCTGTTTGGGGTTATGCCGGTATATTTTTTAAATACTGTTTGAAAATGACTTTGCGAGGAAAAAGCCAGATGTAATGCAATTTCAGCATTACTTTTGTTAGTAAACTGCAGTAAGCGCTGAGATTCTAAAATTTTTTCTTGCAAAATATATTGTGTTAAGGTAATACCGGTTTGCTTATGAAACTGACTACTCAAACGGGAGCGTGATATTCCGAATTCGGCAGCTATTTCTTCAATCTTGATATTGTTAAACAAATTTATGGAAACATAATTTGCACATTTTAAAAATAATTTAGAAGAGCTATTGCAATTATATTTTACCTGTTTTGTACGTTCGGCAAACTCTAATAACATTTGCTTGATTAATGGGTATATGGATGCAGCATTGCGAAGCATTTCCAACTTTTGAATATACAAATCAGATAATTGGAATGCAGTCTGGACATTTAATCCCCCTTCGATTGAGGACCGAGAAGCTACGGTAGCGCAGGAAATTCCCATGTTCTTAAGTTGGCGCAAGGTATCATTGGCCATTGTTCCAGCCTTTATTTTTGGAAAGGCACTGAATAATTCTTTTAAAGCGTCAGGCTGACCATTTTTTATATAGAACAATAGCATTTTTTCATTTTGATAGTTATCGATAAAAAGAGTACCGGATTCTTTTTCACCAGAAAAAAATAATGTATTCTGCGTACTGCTATTCATAATATCCTCTTGATGATTTTCTGATTTTGTTTCTACAAATACGTCTTCTACAAAAAGTGGATTCTTATTGATAGTGGAAGCAATAAAGGAAAGGAGCCATCCTATACGTTCGGCAGAAATAGAGGGGGCGCACTTCAGTTTACCAATATATTCTTCATGATATTTTTCTTTTACATCCAATAAAAATAAAAGGTTATCTAATTTATTTTTGTCTTTCGTTAAAATGGAAGATGGACCTATCACAATTCGATAATCATCATCCAATGAAACATAACCATAAAATTGAAACAAGTCGGTAGTAATGATACCGGCAATATGCTCAGACTGTAGCATGTTTTTCTCATAAAGCAGAAAAGGATCCGGATTCATGGGGTATATCGAGTAGTAGTAGACTTGATTTTCTCTTTGGTAGAGTCTGACAGAAGCACTTGTGGATTTGGCAAGTGCTTTACTTAAATATCTTAATTCATTTAAATTCATGTATATTACCCACTTTCTAAAGGGGCGTGCCTTTTATATAATTTTTAAAACAAATTTGAAATACAAGTATTACTTTATCGTATAAAATTTAATTATTCAAAAAATATATCGCGCGCATAAGGGAAGGAGTTAGCATGGAAAAAGTCAATCATACGTTAAAAAGTGTTTTACCAAGAGCAAAGGAACTTGTAAAGAAGATGTCTCTTGAGGAAAAAGCCAGTCTTTGCTCGGGAAAGAATTTCTGGAATACAAAAGAAATAGAACGTCTTGGAATAAAATCAATGATGGTAACGGATGGTCCCCACGGTTTACGTAAACAGGCAGGAGATTCCGATCACTTGGGTATTAATAATTCGGTATCAACTACTTGTTTCCCTACGGCTGTAGCAACAGCCTGCAGCTTTGACCGTGATTTATTATATGAAATGGGTATTGCACTTGGAGAGGAATGTGTACAAGAGGAGGTTGCTGTGATTCTGGGACCGGGAGCCAATATAAAGCGCAGTCCGCTTTGTGGCCGTAACTTTGAATACTTTTCAGAAGATCCGCTTCTGACTGGAGAAATGGCTGCTGCACTCATTGGTGGGATACAGAGTAAAAACATAGGTACCAGCCTGAAGCATTATCTTGCGAACAATCAGGAAAAAGCGCGTCTTATCTCAAATTCGGTAATTGATGAGCGGGCATTGAGAGAAATATATCTTACCGGATTTGAAATAGCGATAAAGAAAGCGCAACCTTGGACATTGATGTGTTCATATAATAAGATAAACGACATTTATGCTTCTGGACACAAACTTCTTATGACAGACATTCCTCGCGGTGAATGGGGATTTGAGGGAGCCATAGTAACGGACTGGGGAGCTATGAATGACAGGGTTGAAGGTATCCAGGCGGGACTTGATTTGGAGATGCCAGCTTTTGATGGAGCTTCGGACCGATTGATTGTTGATGCGGTTCGAGCAGGGAAATTGGACGAAAAACTTGTTGATCTTAGTGCTATGCGAATGACGGCTATCGCACTACAGGCAGAGGAAACACAGGCAACACATTATGATGCAGAAGCACATAATGAATTGGCACGACGTGTTGCACGTGAAAGTGCAGTGTTGTTGAAGTTAGGAAATGTACTGCCGGTAGATAAACATAAGAAGATTGCTTTAATAGGTGAATTTGCCAAGGTTCCCCGTTACCAAGGGGCAGGAAGCTCAAAGATATCTCCAACCCGGATCACTTCCGTAAGTGATGCCTTTGATGCGGAAAATATAAGCTATTCTTT from Paenisporosarcina sp. FSL H8-0542 encodes:
- a CDS encoding multicopper oxidase domain-containing protein yields the protein MTRRYHVAAIPIRIVLNSFGDHNPNGMMYVLKENEHKVKDLVKKNPFSPIDLVQPLVIRANEGETIELLFENKLDFNTGMHFQQAEYDVCQSDGANVGFNKDTTAAPGESILYRLHAVKEGTYIFSDLGNPASGENGSNSNGLFGALLIQPRFSWWTDPETGKTMNSGVYADVHHPLLPSYREYAWIFHDEMEVDDLTGNRPINHLTNQEEESFHGANYRYEPINRRQQLIEEGVVGPNTEGEEVHHDSWVFGDPSTPILRGYVGDPAKFRVIHGGVKETHVFHYHVHQWLSDPQDLNSEMLDSQAISPQSHYTVEPLYGLGSLQGSFGDAIVHCHLYPHFAAGMWGMNRIFDTLQDGSQCYPNGVPIKSLQPLPDRKAPPKPTKLKPGFPNFIPGKVGYKAPRPPLGIKGGRGLTELERNAAVKNPRPGAVFVNPSPEDAIVKEFNVSVIELPVTYNKQGWHDPKARIYVLDEDLDDVCSGKKEPEPLVFHASAHTSIRINFTNRLPHILDGDAFQLVTRAYETGFHIHFVKFDVLVNDGANVGWNYDSSVLPDETIQYEYYADIELKAWFVHDHLFPAAHQQHGVFGSGVVHPRFTKILDSATGEEVARGAQVTTRHPLIPDYRDFVLFAQDFALLFDKDGKPLQPPGFPGSFDDPGLFGVNYKNEPLQFRLGPDCDPAYTFSSYVNGDPITPILKAYEGDSIRIRLLQGAQEESHSFNVHGLRWLKQRRNLNSNVEEQQHIGISESFTMETFIPRAGDYFWAFETEEDLWNGLWGLIRAFDERVPDLIPLSDRPAPLKRSRPLPECTGKKPPKADDPTKVPVKKGPIRYFDIVAFQVPLIYNSFEDHDPHGIIFALRKDMDAILKGKKNPEPLVIRGNVGDTIEIALTSLLKLDLFPFKDGIYPYPEVKEQAFYPPSLRISMHPQLIQYDVKTSAGETVGFNGDQTVGPGESRKYRWYVDAPMGACGMWDMADIRNHKSHGAFGAFIAEPRGTEHLDPYTLKPVKTGANVVLRNPFLPSIREFVIIMHDGVRLLDKKEQVIVDPLAGMILPPPDIDEDEVDTYDQGSRGFNYRSERLVNRYRKHPVLKDLFSSCVFGDPATPLFESYLGDPVTIRLVTPAERRRTHPFHIHGHRFRFEVKNLNSRTESFAGLNVAGAARNLELLGGAGAYMGFPGDYMYRAGNILWDIEQGMWGIMRIHKGIQEHLPPLEK
- a CDS encoding AraC family transcriptional regulator, which encodes MNLNELRYLSKALAKSTSASVRLYQRENQVYYYSIYPMNPDPFLLYEKNMLQSEHIAGIITTDLFQFYGYVSLDDDYRIVIGPSSILTKDKNKLDNLLFLLDVKEKYHEEYIGKLKCAPSISAERIGWLLSFIASTINKNPLFVEDVFVETKSENHQEDIMNSSTQNTLFFSGEKESGTLFIDNYQNEKMLLFYIKNGQPDALKELFSAFPKIKAGTMANDTLRQLKNMGISCATVASRSSIEGGLNVQTAFQLSDLYIQKLEMLRNAASIYPLIKQMLLEFAERTKQVKYNCNSSSKLFLKCANYVSINLFNNIKIEEIAAEFGISRSRLSSQFHKQTGITLTQYILQEKILESQRLLQFTNKSNAEIALHLAFSSQSHFQTVFKKYTGITPNRFRNAKSDL